In Larimichthys crocea isolate SSNF chromosome VI, L_crocea_2.0, whole genome shotgun sequence, one genomic interval encodes:
- the LOC104937840 gene encoding odorant receptor 131-2, producing the protein MNSSTRQDSLRDAFTKNFISFSLGCFINVVNGAFVYIYFKNQVFQRDPRYVLYIHLVINDMILLTVSVALQIVTYTVPLRVAACCIMLLILTTTNKISPLNLAAMAVERYIAVCRPLHHAQICTVQRAYALIALIWGVSVTPFFTDLFILLATQPPSFFSGTIICYPSYVFSTPYHKTHSVVVQVLLFSFVFLTLIITYLKIFCAARAASGSNQVSARNARNTILLHGVQLLICMLSYISPFINIILVAISPRDRTKILLGSFLLTSMLPRLLSPLIYGVRDKKFSSHIRLHFCRKCHSSVEKRVNRTGARRRSKREFH; encoded by the exons ATGAACTCCTCCACCCGTCAGGACAGCCTGCGTGACGCGTTCACAAAGAacttcatctctttttctctcggCTGCTTCATCAACGTCGTCAACGGAGCTTTTGTCTACATCTACTTTAAGAACCAGGTCTTCCAGCGAGACCCCAG GTACGTGCTGTACATCCATCTGGTGATCAACGACATGATCCTGCTGACGGTCTCTGTGGCGCTGCAGATCGTCACCTACACCGTTCCTCTGAGAGTCGCCGCCTGCTGCATCATGCTGCTCAtcctcaccaccaccaacaa GATCAGCCCTCTGAACTTGGCCGCCATGGCAGTGGAGCGTTACATTGCAGTTTGCCGACCTCTTCATCACGCACAGATCTGCACTGTGCAGCGAGCCTACGCTCTCATCGCTCTGATCTGGGGCGTCTCCGTCACCCCCTTCTTCACAgatctcttcatcctcctcgcCACCCAgcctccttctttcttctcagGGACCATCATCTGTTACCCGTCCTACGTGTTCAGCACACCGTACCACAAGACACACAGTGTGGTAGTCCAG GTGcttctgttttcctttgtcTTCCTGACTCTGATCATCACCTACCTGAAGATCTTCTGTGCCGCCCGGGCAGCTTCTGGTTCTAACCAGGTCTCGGCCAGAAACGCCCGCAACACCATCCTGCTGCACGGAGTCCAGCTCCTCATCTGCATGCTGTCTTACATCTCTCCCTTCATCAACATCATTTTAGTCGCCATTTCTCCCCGTGACAGAACCAAGATCCTCTTGGGCAGCTTCCTGTTAACCAGTATGCTTCCACGTCTGCTCAGTCCGCTCATCTACGGCGTCAGAGACAAGAAGTTCAGCAGCCACATCAGGCTGCACTTCTGCAGGAAATGCCACAGCTCTGTAGAAAAGAGGGTGAACCGGACAGGAGCCCGGAGACGGTCCAAACGGGAGTTTCACTGA
- the si:dkey-43k4.5 gene encoding potassium voltage-gated channel subfamily S member 2, which translates to MVKESLPSWVHQDSDEGLVHVNVGGLKRSLCSSTLKKFPDTRLGKLLACDSEEDILQVCDDYDVQQQEFYFDRNPGLFPYVLHFYQTGKLHIMEELCVFSFSQEIEYWGINEFFLDSCCSYRYHDRKLESSRHRSWDDESDVSSIDTSVDEISDLNRDMQHFQRVRYGNVRKCLWLTLENPGYSIPSKLFSLVSIGVVLTSIATMCINSIPEYQTFDGEGKLIEDPTMQALEVFCICWFTFEVVTRLLLAPNRKKFFHHPLNIIDMVSVAPIYITLAFDLTVGSESELGDLGRLIQVFRLMRIFRVLKLARHSTGLRSLGATLRHSYREVGILLLYLAVGVSVFSGIAYTAEYEEDVGLDTIPACWWWGTVSMTTVGYGDVVPVTVAGKLAASGCILGGTLVVALPITIIFNKFSHFYRRQKALEASVRNNNRRRMRMSAEKEPEEEDEEDGSDGDSICLDDDDIDDIEEDDVDNTDEGGVINYSYVEHPSYTSMLRRKELHQL; encoded by the exons ATGGTGAAGGAGAGTCTGCCCAGCTGGGTCCACCAGGACTCTGACGAGGGTCTGGTCCACGTGAACGTCGGAGGTCTGAAGCGGAGCCTCTGTTCCAGCACGTTGAAGAAGTTTCCAGATACCAGGCTGGGAAAACTGCTGGCGTGTGACTCGGAGGAAGATATCCTGCAG GTGTGTGACGACTATGACgtgcagcagcaggagttttattttgacaggaaTCCTGGCCTGTTTCCTTACGTCCTCCACTTTTACCAGACCGGCAAACTTCACATCATGGAGGAGCTGTGTGTCTTCTCCTTCAG TCAGGAGATCGAGTACTGGGGCATCAACGAGTTCTTCctggacagctgctgcagttatCGATACCACGACCGAAAGCTGGAGAGCAGCCGGCATCGCAGCTGGGACGACGAGAGCGACGTCAGCAGCATCGACACGTCCGTGGACGAGATATCGGACTTAAACAG AGACATGCAGCATTTCCAGAGGGTGCGTTACGGGAACGTCAGGAAGTGTCTGTGGCTGACGCTGGAGAATCCAGGGTACTCCATCCCCAGCAAGCTCTTCAGTCTGGTCTCCATCGGGGTGGTGCTCACATCCATTGCCACCATGTGCATCAACAGCATCCCGGAGTatcag ACGTTCGACGGTGAAGGGAAGTTGATCGAGGATCCGACCATGCAAGCTCTGGAGGTGTTCTGCATTTGCTGGTTCACCTTCGAG GTGGTGACGCGGCTGCTGCTCGCCCCGAACAGGAAGAAGTTCTTCCATCACCCTCTGAACATCATCGACATGGTCTCCGTGGCTCCCATCTACATCACCCTTGCCTTTGACTTGACCGTGGGATCAGAGTCTGAACTTGGAGACCTGGGGCGACTCATACAG gtgtTCAGGTTAATGAGGATCTTCAGAGTTTTGAAGCTGGCCCGACACTCGACAGGACTGCGGTCACTGGGAGCAACACTTCGG CACAGTTACCGTGAGGTCGGCATCCTGCTGCTGTACCTGGCTGTCGGAGTGTCCGTCTTCTCCGGTATCGCTTACACGGCTGAATATGAGGAG gaCGTAGGTCTGGACACCATCCCGGCCTGCTGGTGGTGGGGGACGGTGAGCATGACCACGGTGGGCTACGGGGACGTGGTGCCCGTCACGGTGGCCGGAAAGCTGGCCGCCAGCGGCTGCATTCTGGGCGGCACCCTGGTGGTGGCGCTgcccatcaccatcatcttcaacAAGTTCTCCCACTTCTACCGACGACAGAAAGCTCTGGAGGCGTCGGTGAGGAACAACAACcgcaggaggatgaggatgagcgCCGAGAAGGAGccggaggaagaggacgaggaggacgggTCGGACGGGGACAGCATATGTTTGGACGATGATGACATCGATGATATCGAGGAGGACGATGTAGATAATACGGACGAAGGAGGGGTGATCAACTACAGCTACGTGGAACATCCGTCGTACACGTCAAtgctgaggaggaaggagctgCATCAGCTGTGA